Proteins from a genomic interval of Micromonospora sp. NBC_00389:
- a CDS encoding flavin reductase family protein, with product MTTVERPQTDAAELRPVDRDLFRALLRRQATSVTVVTAVARATDPACLGGIGAPIRAGFTATSFTSVSLDPPLVSFCLGVDSSSWPVLARAEHVAVHLLAAGQREAARVFATSGIDRFAAYPDWTAGPFGVPLLTGVLARLLCRVVHRVPAGDHTLVIAEPLALGDGGDGPPLVHHQGGYTTAIPPVPA from the coding sequence GTGACCACCGTGGAACGTCCGCAGACGGACGCCGCCGAGCTGCGGCCGGTGGACCGGGACCTGTTCCGCGCGTTGCTGCGCCGGCAGGCCACCAGCGTCACCGTGGTCACCGCGGTGGCGCGGGCCACCGACCCGGCCTGCCTGGGCGGGATCGGCGCGCCGATCCGGGCCGGATTCACCGCCACCTCGTTCACCTCGGTGTCGCTGGACCCACCGCTGGTCTCGTTCTGCCTCGGGGTCGACTCGTCGAGCTGGCCGGTGCTGGCCCGGGCCGAGCACGTCGCGGTACACCTGCTGGCCGCCGGGCAGCGGGAGGCCGCCCGGGTCTTCGCCACCAGCGGCATCGACCGGTTCGCCGCGTACCCGGACTGGACCGCCGGGCCGTTCGGGGTGCCGCTGCTGACCGGAGTGCTGGCCCGGCTGCTCTGCCGGGTGGTGCACCGGGTGCCGGCCGGCGACCACACGCTCGTGATCGCCGAACCGCTGGCGCTGGGCGACGGCGGCGACGGCCCGCCACTGGTGCACCACCAGGGCGGCTACACCACGGCCATCCCGCCGGTGCCGGCGTGA